In a single window of the Nicotiana tomentosiformis chromosome 8, ASM39032v3, whole genome shotgun sequence genome:
- the LOC104087037 gene encoding uncharacterized protein, producing the protein MGERKVLNKYYPPDFDPAKIPRRRQLPNQLASFNFLFWCYFGDAFVSLSTCLGIQIFRFYFKCTKCSAEITYKTDPKNSDYTVESGATRNFEPWRGQDEEMEKEQQKRDAEEMGDAMKSLENRTLDSKREMDIMAALDEMKSMKSRHATVSVDAMLEALQRADEAKARKLEEKDEALIRSVFQGSRERIKRIPDEELEEDDDDLAIFALESLGSENNSLKE; encoded by the exons ATGGGAGAAAGGAAAGTATTGAACAAGTATTATCCGCCGGATTTCGATCCGGCGAAGATTCCACGGCGCAGACAGCTCCCAAATCAGCTGGCGAGCTTTAATTTTTTGTTCTGGTGCTATTTTGGTGATGCTTTTGTTTCATTAAGC ACCTGCTTAGGAATACAAATCTTCAGATTCTACTTCAAGTGCACAAAGTGCTCCGCAGAGATTACATATAAGACAGATCCAAAAAATTCCGATTATACTGTTGAATCAGGTGCTACTAGGAATTTTGAGCCTTGGCGTGGCCAAGATGAG GAAATGGAGAAGGAGCAACAAAAAAGAGATGCTGAAGAAATGGGTGATGCAATGAAGTCATTAGAAAATAGAACATTGGATTCGAAGAGAGAAATGGATATTATGGCTGCATTAGACGAGATGAAATCCATGAAG TCAAGACATGCAACTGTGAGTGTAGATGCAATGCTTGAAGCTTTGCAGCGGGCAGATGAGGCAAAG GCGAGGAAGCTGGAGGAAAAAGATGAAGCTCTCATAAGATCAGTTTTCCAG GGTTCAAGAGAGAGAATCAAAAGAATCCCTGATGAAGAGCTTGAGGAGGACGATGATGATCTAGCTATTTTTGCCCTTGAAAGTTTAGGGTCAGAAAACAACTCTCTTAAG GAATAA